Proteins co-encoded in one Paenibacillus sp. genomic window:
- a CDS encoding ABC transporter substrate-binding protein, which produces MKLKKSFLVMAAILLMVVSVLSGCGSSSNSGSGESASPQKNETEAPSTAETGAVAETGGAGEEKVEIEVWSWLPKSNEWPKLIEAFEKANPNIAIKPVTYENKTDYEQKLKLAMATGEGPDVIANQFGAFLNSMINQVEPLEPYVTKEWGDKWTEQFKPTAVERLKSIPGMPGMPIGLVAVPLIMYDADMFEQAGITELPKTYDELKETLKKIEQANLPGVMPHLGFGGNEWGPQVRALYVNLANQIAPNKIYEADAGKIPFTDPDLVKAAELMKQYADDNVFQPGFLANKLNPDVQNELFYNKKAVPMIMIGSWGVYTWTDREKYKIADRKFGYFPLPPSVGTEPNVQGDVNYNLSITKFSEKKEAAWEFVKFMGAGEYQAMQAISLAEMPAAASVEGYDKNSLQHESEKDALDTITRISEQNTIGFRSLENAEVESALFKQLQMMLDGKQTPEEAMKQVQSVSEKVNR; this is translated from the coding sequence ATGAAATTGAAAAAGAGTTTCCTTGTGATGGCAGCAATTTTATTGATGGTCGTCAGTGTTTTGAGCGGTTGCGGATCCAGTTCCAACTCCGGCTCAGGAGAAAGCGCCTCCCCACAAAAGAATGAGACTGAAGCACCCAGTACCGCAGAAACGGGCGCCGTAGCAGAAACAGGCGGCGCCGGCGAGGAGAAGGTTGAAATCGAGGTGTGGTCTTGGCTGCCGAAGAGTAACGAGTGGCCCAAGCTGATCGAAGCGTTCGAGAAGGCTAACCCGAACATTGCGATTAAACCGGTAACATACGAGAACAAAACCGATTACGAACAAAAGCTTAAACTCGCCATGGCTACGGGCGAGGGACCGGATGTCATCGCCAACCAATTCGGCGCGTTTCTGAATTCCATGATTAATCAGGTGGAGCCGCTAGAGCCGTACGTCACCAAGGAATGGGGCGATAAGTGGACGGAACAATTTAAGCCTACTGCCGTCGAAAGATTGAAATCGATTCCGGGCATGCCGGGCATGCCGATCGGCTTAGTTGCCGTACCGCTGATCATGTACGATGCGGACATGTTCGAGCAGGCAGGTATTACCGAGTTGCCGAAAACGTACGATGAGCTGAAAGAGACGCTCAAGAAGATCGAGCAGGCCAATTTGCCGGGAGTTATGCCTCATCTGGGCTTTGGCGGCAACGAGTGGGGACCGCAGGTGCGCGCGCTGTACGTTAATCTGGCGAATCAAATCGCACCTAACAAGATTTATGAAGCGGATGCCGGGAAGATTCCTTTCACCGATCCGGATTTGGTCAAAGCGGCCGAGCTCATGAAGCAATATGCCGATGACAATGTGTTCCAACCGGGATTTTTAGCCAACAAGCTGAATCCCGATGTACAGAACGAATTGTTCTACAACAAAAAGGCAGTTCCCATGATTATGATTGGTTCTTGGGGCGTATATACGTGGACCGACCGCGAGAAATACAAAATTGCGGACCGCAAATTCGGTTATTTCCCGCTCCCGCCTAGCGTCGGAACAGAGCCTAACGTACAGGGCGATGTCAACTACAACCTCAGTATCACAAAGTTTTCCGAGAAAAAAGAAGCCGCATGGGAGTTCGTCAAGTTTATGGGCGCAGGCGAATATCAAGCGATGCAGGCGATCAGTCTAGCAGAGATGCCTGCAGCTGCAAGCGTTGAAGGTTATGACAAGAACTCTCTGCAGCACGAGTCTGAGAAGGACGCTTTGGACACGATCACACGGATCAGCGAGCAGAATACGATCGGCTTCCGGAGCCTTGAAAACGCGGAAGTCGAGTCGGCTCTGTTCAAGCAACTGCAGATGATGCTGGACGGCAAGCAGACACCTGAAGAAGCGATGAAGCAGGTGCAGTCGGTATCGGAGAAAGTGAACAGGTAA